Genomic window (Trueperaceae bacterium):
CTGTTCCTGGCGGCGCTCCTCATGCTCGGTGGGTCGCTAGGCGACCACCTCGGCCGCAAGCGCACGTTCGTCGTCGGCATGGTCTGGTTCACCCTCGCCTCCGTGTGGTGCGGCCTTGCCGCCAACGTGACGCAGCTCATCGTCGGGCGCGCACTGCAGGGCGTGGGCGGGGCCCTGCTGACGCCGGGGAGCCTCGCCCTCATCAACGCGAGCTTCCCCAAGGGGCAACGCGGCGGCGCCATCGGGAGTTGGTCGGCCTTCTCCGCCATCGCCGCGGCGGCGGGACCCATCCTTGGCGGTTGGCTCATCGACACGTTCTCGTGGCGCTGGATCTTCTTCATCAACGTCCCGTTGGCGGCGGCGGCGATCTACGTCACCGTGCGGCACGTGCGGGAGAGCCGCGACGCGCGCGCCGGCGGCCGGCTCGACTACCTCGGCGCCGCGCTCGTCACCCTGGGCCTCGGCGGCGCCGTCTACGCGCTGCTGGAAGCGTCGGCGCGCTCGTGGACCGACCCCGTCATCGTGGTCACCGGGCTCGGTGGCCTGGCGCTCCTGGCCGCGTTCGTCCTGGTCGAGGCGCGCTCGGCCGGGCCGATGGTGCCGCTCGAGCTGTTCCGCTCACGCGTGTTCAGCGGCATCAACGTGATCACCCTGCTGCTGTACGCGAACCTTGCCGGCCTGATGTTCTTCCTCCCCATGTTCCTGATCCAGGTGCGGGGCTTCTCCGCGACCGCGGCAGGAGCCGCCGGCCTGCCGTTGGTGCTGCTCCTGCTCGTCGCCTCGAGCTGGTCGGGCCGCCTGTACGACCGCGTCGGCCCCCGCGCCCCGGTGGGCGGCGGCGCGCTCCTGACGGCGGCG
Coding sequences:
- a CDS encoding DHA2 family efflux MFS transporter permease subunit, which gives rise to MRRPKARAAPPGNWVVLAAVLGSSMVFLDGSTVNVSLPALQASLGASVIDVQWVINGYTLFLAALLMLGGSLGDHLGRKRTFVVGMVWFTLASVWCGLAANVTQLIVGRALQGVGGALLTPGSLALINASFPKGQRGGAIGSWSAFSAIAAAAGPILGGWLIDTFSWRWIFFINVPLAAAAIYVTVRHVRESRDARAGGRLDYLGAALVTLGLGGAVYALLEASARSWTDPVIVVTGLGGLALLAAFVLVEARSAGPMVPLELFRSRVFSGINVITLLLYANLAGLMFFLPMFLIQVRGFSATAAGAAGLPLVLLLLVASSWSGRLYDRVGPRAPVGGGALLTAAALVMFVTLGDAPTFLVAVTVPMIVMGAGMALLVAPLTTTVMAAAPDELAGTASGINNAVSRVAGLLAIGVLGLVMLATFAADLAATLPASDLPQPAQEALLAARNDLAGMALPPELTPRQAAVARDAVGGAFTLGFHRVLYGMAGAAVVAALLAATTLPGRRAAAASTVDDQSGRRAPT